Genomic DNA from Mesorhizobium sp. 131-2-1:
GCGGCGTGCCGACCAACTACTGGGGCGAGGCGCTCAACCCGACGGCCAAGAGCCCGGACAAGGTGTCGCCCGGGCTGATGGCGGTGGGCGAGGCCGGCTGCGCCTCGGTGCACGGCGCCAACCGGCTTGGCTCCAACTCGCTGATCGACCTCGTCGTGTTCGGCCGCGCCGCGGCAATCCGGGCCGGCCAGGTGATCGACCGCAAGTCGGCGATCCCTTCACCCAACGAAGCCTCGGTTGAGAAGATCATGGACCGCTTCGACCGGCTGCGCCACGCCAACGGCTCGACGCCGACGGCGGTGCTTCGCGAGAAGATGCAGAAGGCGATGCAGGAAGACGCGGCGGTGTTCCGCACGCAGGAATCGCTCGAGAACGGCTGCAAGCGCATCTCGCAGATATGGGGCGAGCTGAAGGACATCAAGGTGTACGACCGCTCGATGATCTGGAACTCCGACCTGGTCGAGACGCTGGAGCTGGAAAACCTGATGGCCAATGCCATCACCACGGTCCATGGCGCCGAGGCGCGCAAGGAGAGCCGCGGCGCGCATGCGCGGGAGGACTTCTCGGCCCGCGACGACGCCAACTGGCGCAAGCACACGCTGGCCCGCCTCGGCGAGGACGGCAAGGTGACGCTCACCTATCGTCCGGTGCATACCGAGCCGCTGTTGTCCGAGAAGGACGGCGGCATCAGCCTCGCCAAGATCGCGCCGAAGGCGAGGGTCTACTGACGATGGCGCTGGCGGCCGCTGGATATTCCGGCACACCCCTTCCGGCCAAGCTTGGCCTGAAGGACGGGATGGTCGCCGCCTTCATCGCGCTGCCGCCGGAGCTCGACGACCTGACCGGAGCAGTGGCGTTTGCCGGGGTCGACCGGCTGCCTGACTGGTCGGCGATTTCGGGCAATCGGAAATACGATGCCGTGCATGCCTTCACCCGGCAGCGCGCCGAGATCGAGGACGGCCTGGCCGGCATCGAGACGGCGATCAAGCGCGACGGCATGGTCTGGGTGTCGTGGCCGAAAAAGGCATCGAAGGTGGCGACCGACGTCACCGAAGACGTGATCCGCGCCGAGGCGCTCAAGCGCGACCTCGTCGACGTCAAGGTCGCCGCCGTCAACGAGATCTGGTCCGGGCTGAAGCTCGTCATCCGAAAGGACCGCAGGTAATGGTCGAACTCACGCTTCCCAAGAATTCGCAGATCAAGCAGGGCAAGACCTGGCCGAAGCTGGAGGGGGCCACCAATCTTCGCGAATATCGCATCTACCGCTGGTCGCCGGACGACGGTGAGAACCCGCACATGGACACCTATTTCGTCGACATGGACGATTGCGGGCCGATGGTGCTCGACGCGCTGCTCTATATCAAGAACAAGATCGACCCAACGCTGACGCTGCGCCGTTCCTGCCGCGAGGGCATTTGCGGCTCCTGCGCCATGAACATCGACGGCTCCAACACGCTCGCCTGCACCAAGGGCTGCGACGACATTTCCGGCGCGGTGAAAATCTATCCGCTGCCGCATCTGCCAGTGATCAAGGACCTAGTGCCCGACCTCACCAATTTCTATGCCCAGCACGCCTCGATCGAGCCGTGGCTGAAGACGGTGTCGCCGGAGCCGGCCAAGGAATGGCTGCAGAGCCATGAGGATCGTGAGAAGCTCGACGGGCTCTATGAATGCATCCTGTGCGCCTGCTGCTCGACGTCGTGCCCGAGCTACTGGTGGAACGGCGACCGCTATCTTGGCCCGGCCGTGCTCTTGCAGGCCTATCGCTGGCTGATCGACAGCCGCGACGAAGCCAAGGGCGAGCGGCTCGACAATCTCGAGGATCCGTTCCGGCTCTATCGCTGCCACACCATCATGAACTGCGCGCAGACCTGCCCCAAGGGCCTCAACCCGGCCAAGGCGATCGCGGAGATCAAGAAGATGATGGTGGAGCGGCGGGTTTAGCCTGCGAATGAAGCCGCTGCCTGCCGATTTCGCGCCGGAAGCGGTTACGGCGATCCGTGCGCGGCTGGAAATGGCCCGCGCGCAAGGGGTCAGCATCCTTTTCGCCATTGAGAGCGGTAGCCGCGCCTGGGGCTTTCCGTCGCCGGACAGCGACTATGATTGCCGTTTCGTCTATGTCCGCCCGGTCGCCGACCATCTCGTGCTGGAGCAGGCGCGCGACGTGATCGAGTTCCCCATCGAGGGCGAGATCGACGCCGGCGGCTGGGATTTACGCAAGGCGCTGCTCCTGGCCCTCGGCGGCAACGCTGTCATCGTCGAATGGGCAAAATCGCCGATCCTCTATGAGGAAGTTTCGGGCTTCCGACAGCGCCTTCTCGACCTGCTTGCCGAGATCGTCGATCCGGTGAAAGTGTCGCGGCATTATCTCGGCCTCGCGCGCTCGCATGTCGCCAAGATCGGCAGCTTCGCCGGCGAGGTGAAGCTCAAGAAGCTGTTCTACTTCATCCGTCCTATCGTCGCTCTCGACTGGATGGAGCAGCGCGGCTTTGCCAGCCTGCCGCCGATGAACATGGTCGACTGCCTGGCCGAGACGGAGATCCCGACAAAAGCGGGCGGGGAGATCCGCCAGCTAATCGACAGGAAGCGTGAGACGCGCGAGCTGGGGACCGGCCCCATCCCGGTCGAGATCGCGCGCTATCTCGAAGCGCGCTATGGTCATCACGAAATGAACTTGGCCGGTTCGCTCCGGGATGAGGCTCGGCAGGCCTACAACCGCGCCTTGGCAACCGCCTTTTATCGTCGGGAGGCAGAACGGCAATGAGCGAAGACCTTCCCATCCTCAATCCCACCGAAGCCCGCGTCCTCGGCTGCCTGATCGAAAAGAAGGAGCTGACGCCGGATGTCTATCCGCTGACGCTCAATGCAGCACTTGCCGCCGCCAACCAGAAGACGGCGCGCGAGCCGGTGATGGCACTGGAACAGACCGAGGTGCATCGGGCCCTGAAACTGCTTGAGCAGAAGGGGCTGGTGCGGCAGATGTTCGGTTCGCGCGTGGAGCGCTATGAGCATCAGATGGCGCAGCGATTCTCGCTGACCACGCCGCAGGCGGCCTTGGTCGGGCTGCTCCTGTTGCGCGGGCCACAGACCGCATATGAGCTGTTGGCGCGAAGCGAGCGCATGGCGCGGTTTTCGTCGATCGAGGATCTGCGCGGTGAACTCGACATGCTGATCGGCCGCCGACCGCCGCTCGTTCAGGAAATACCGCGCGGGCCAGGCCAGCGCGAGGATCGCTATGTGCATCTGCTCGGCGGGCCGGTGGACGTTGCAGCCCTAACGGTGCAACGCAGTGCGCCGGCCATGCCTGCGTCCGATCTGGAAGCGAGATTGGAGGCATTGGAGCAGGAAGTCGCGGCACTTCGTGCCCGGCTCGACGCGTTGGGCGCCTAGCAAGCGCCGGAAACGCTGGCGGGACGGCACCCCCCCTCTGTCCGGCAGAGGAGGGTGCGAAGGATCGCTACCTCACCCCAGTTTCGCGTCAAGCGATACGTTTATAGCCCCCAGCGCCTTCGACACCGGGCAGCCGGCCTTGGCCTTCTCTGCCAGTTCCTGGAACTTGGCGGCATCGATGCCCGGCACCTTGCCGACCACCGTCAGGGCGCTGCCGGTGATGCCGGTGCCGGGCACCAGCGTCACCACCGCCTTGGCGTCGAGCTCGGCGGCGGGCGTGCCGTTCTCGGCCAGGAAGTGCGAGAACTGCATGGCGAAGCAGCCGGCGTGCGCCGCTGCAATCAGCTCTTCCGGATTGGTGCCGGATTTGCCGCTCTCATCCTCGAAACGCGCCTTGAACGAATAGGGCGTGCCCTTCAAGGTCCCGCTCTGCGTGTCGAGCGTGCCCTTGCCTTCCTTCAGATTGCCTTTCCAGACGGCGTTTGCGGTGCGGTCCATGAAGTCCTCCTTGATTGTCGTGGCTGCGCAGGCAGAACGCCAGCGTTCCCAACGACTATAGCGCGGCCGCGCCGGAAGGCCACCGCACTCCTGACCGGCTTTGACGATGCCGCTCGAAAATTTCTCGAAAAAAGCGCGTGCAAAAATGTCGACTTCCATCGGCCCCGACCGTCCTGCGAGCGACCACGGCTTCGTGGCCGGATTGGAGGTTCCCATGGACGGTTTGTTTTTCGCGCTGTGGCAATGCCCGGGCTGCAAGGCCGGACGGCCTGAAGATTTCTGGCTCGATCCGCCGGCCTCCGGGCTGGGCCGGCTGCTGGCGGCGGTCGCAATCATCGGGATCGCGGCATGCCTTCTCGATCATGCGGCGGCGGTCGAAGGCACGGCTGACAGCGTCACCACCGCATCCTATGGTTCATCACAACACGGGAGATAGAGATGAAATATGTCTGCCTGGTCTATGGCGAGGAGAAGGATCTTTTCGCGCTGAGCCCGGAAGGAGCGACTAAGCTCGATGCCGATTCACTGGCCTATGACAGATCGCTCGACCAGCAGGGCAAGCTGATCATCGCGCAGGCGCTGCAACCGGTGAAGACGTCGAAGAGCGTGCGGCGGCGCAAGGGCAAGCAGCTGGTCACCGACGGCCCCTTCGCCGAAACCAAGGAACAGTTGCTCGGCTTCGTCATGATCGAGGCCGCGAGCCTCGACGAGGCGCTGGCGATCGCCGGGAACATTCCGCTGGCCGAACTCGGCACCATCGAGGTCAGGGCTATCTACACCATTCCGGGGTCATAGTTGGTTTGCGGCAGGGCTGAATTTGCCTCCGGTTGAAACATCCCGGTCTTCTTCGCCTGTCGTAACTGTTGCGTGTTGAAGCGATGCTGCTCTTCTTTTATCGTCGCGGGGATTTCGGGGGATTTCAATATGCCTTTCCTGCTTGCTATCCTTGGCGTGTTGGGAGCGGCCGCGTTCTGGTGGTACCGGATGAAGGCCATGAACGAGGCCACGCGCGAGGTCGCCGACGTCGTCGGCCGCGTTCAGGGCAACATCCGCCGCAAGAAGCTGCGCAAGCAGGCGGCGCTGTCGCCGCTGACGGCGATCGACGATCCGGTGGTGGCGGCGGCGACGCTGATCACCGCCATCGTTTCCGAAGACGGCCCGGTGCTGCCGGCGCGGGAAGCCGTCATCCGTTCGGTGATTTCTGAGATCGCCGACAGCAAGAAGAAGACGGACGAGGCGGTGGTCTACGCCAAATGGGCGGCGTCACAGATCGACGACACCACGATCGTCATCGACAAGCTGGCGCCGTTCCTGCGTGAACGTCTCGATGTGAACGAAAGAAACGATCTGCTGCAGATGCTGAACCGCGTCGCGCAAGGCGGCGAGAAAAGCCTGCAGATAGCCGACCAGCGGATTTTGCGGTTGCGACAGAAGCTTGGCTTTGAAGTGAACTAAGCCGGAGCGGCGACGACCGGATCGGCCTGCCTTGGCGATTGGTCGAAGCGCATCTCACATCGTCATTCTATGGCGGAGCAAAGAGCGAAGCGACGCGGCGCAGACCATAGAATC
This window encodes:
- a CDS encoding nucleotidyltransferase domain-containing protein, whose translation is MKPLPADFAPEAVTAIRARLEMARAQGVSILFAIESGSRAWGFPSPDSDYDCRFVYVRPVADHLVLEQARDVIEFPIEGEIDAGGWDLRKALLLALGGNAVIVEWAKSPILYEEVSGFRQRLLDLLAEIVDPVKVSRHYLGLARSHVAKIGSFAGEVKLKKLFYFIRPIVALDWMEQRGFASLPPMNMVDCLAETEIPTKAGGEIRQLIDRKRETRELGTGPIPVEIARYLEARYGHHEMNLAGSLRDEARQAYNRALATAFYRREAERQ
- a CDS encoding YciI family protein, whose protein sequence is MKYVCLVYGEEKDLFALSPEGATKLDADSLAYDRSLDQQGKLIIAQALQPVKTSKSVRRRKGKQLVTDGPFAETKEQLLGFVMIEAASLDEALAIAGNIPLAELGTIEVRAIYTIPGS
- a CDS encoding succinate dehydrogenase iron-sulfur subunit, which gives rise to MVELTLPKNSQIKQGKTWPKLEGATNLREYRIYRWSPDDGENPHMDTYFVDMDDCGPMVLDALLYIKNKIDPTLTLRRSCREGICGSCAMNIDGSNTLACTKGCDDISGAVKIYPLPHLPVIKDLVPDLTNFYAQHASIEPWLKTVSPEPAKEWLQSHEDREKLDGLYECILCACCSTSCPSYWWNGDRYLGPAVLLQAYRWLIDSRDEAKGERLDNLEDPFRLYRCHTIMNCAQTCPKGLNPAKAIAEIKKMMVERRV
- a CDS encoding OsmC family protein → MDRTANAVWKGNLKEGKGTLDTQSGTLKGTPYSFKARFEDESGKSGTNPEELIAAAHAGCFAMQFSHFLAENGTPAAELDAKAVVTLVPGTGITGSALTVVGKVPGIDAAKFQELAEKAKAGCPVSKALGAINVSLDAKLG
- a CDS encoding YceH family protein, producing MSEDLPILNPTEARVLGCLIEKKELTPDVYPLTLNAALAAANQKTAREPVMALEQTEVHRALKLLEQKGLVRQMFGSRVERYEHQMAQRFSLTTPQAALVGLLLLRGPQTAYELLARSERMARFSSIEDLRGELDMLIGRRPPLVQEIPRGPGQREDRYVHLLGGPVDVAALTVQRSAPAMPASDLEARLEALEQEVAALRARLDALGA
- a CDS encoding DUF3052 family protein, with protein sequence MALAAAGYSGTPLPAKLGLKDGMVAAFIALPPELDDLTGAVAFAGVDRLPDWSAISGNRKYDAVHAFTRQRAEIEDGLAGIETAIKRDGMVWVSWPKKASKVATDVTEDVIRAEALKRDLVDVKVAAVNEIWSGLKLVIRKDRR